In Paludisphaera rhizosphaerae, one DNA window encodes the following:
- a CDS encoding ABC transporter ATP-binding protein: MEASPSIELRGVEKEYRRDEFVVPVLSGLDLTVAEGDYLALMGPSGSGKTTLLNLVAGLDVATRGEVIVHGQNLGLLSEAEITRWRADNVGFIFQTYNLIPVLTAAENVELPLLLTSLSRKRRKENVATALRVVGLEGREHHYPRQLSGGQEQRVAIARAIVTDPFLLVADEPTGDLDRNTADEILTLLEQLNREFQKTIVMVTHDPLAANRASRILHLDKGRLVDDVIPKKPSVSLLS; the protein is encoded by the coding sequence ATGGAAGCGTCCCCTTCAATCGAGCTGCGCGGAGTCGAGAAGGAGTACCGCCGCGACGAGTTCGTCGTCCCCGTCCTCTCGGGGCTCGACCTGACCGTCGCCGAGGGAGACTACCTGGCCCTGATGGGGCCGTCCGGCTCTGGCAAGACGACCCTGCTGAATCTGGTCGCCGGCCTGGACGTCGCCACTCGCGGCGAGGTGATCGTCCACGGCCAGAATCTCGGCCTCCTCTCCGAGGCCGAAATCACCCGATGGCGGGCCGACAACGTCGGCTTCATCTTTCAGACGTACAACCTCATCCCCGTCCTCACCGCCGCCGAGAACGTGGAGCTGCCCCTGCTGCTGACGAGCCTCTCGCGCAAGCGAAGGAAGGAGAACGTCGCCACGGCGCTCCGCGTCGTGGGCCTGGAAGGGCGTGAGCACCACTATCCGAGACAGCTTTCCGGTGGTCAAGAACAGCGCGTGGCCATCGCGCGAGCGATCGTCACCGATCCCTTCCTGCTCGTCGCCGACGAACCGACCGGCGACCTCGACCGCAACACGGCCGACGAGATCCTGACGCTCCTGGAACAGCTCAACCGCGAGTTCCAGAAGACCATCGTCATGGTGACCCACGACCCGCTGGCGGCCAACCGCGCCTCGCGGATCCTGCACCTCGACAAGGGCCGACTCGTGGACGACGTGATCCCAAAAAAGCCCTCGGTCTCCTTGCTCTCCTAA
- a CDS encoding efflux RND transporter periplasmic adaptor subunit, which translates to MASNLREELESLRIERPRSGRPTAPPTRSTPSPAPAPGTPGTVYRRRKGIGLRLLSMLLWMIPLGVVGGAGVVAYNQYDRMRSKPEVSIGLVQKMTLGEAEKLLTSKGYLKSRYQAMIGTKIAGRVEEMRVRERVQVKKGEVLAVIEHHDMDAKLAQCKASLARAEAELEEAKVDLWDKDRQEKRLARLHEKNMTPPEDYDKAVAARKGAEARITATEASIQMMKSNIEEIEATIHHQMYLYAPFDGTVVEKQGEVGEIISPMAMSSALGRSAVVTIADLTNMDVEADIPEEQMYRVREGQPAEVSVTAVPTKRYRGRLRQITPMGDRTRATVKVKVEILDPDDKLFPELAATVHFLPDEKFAQSDASHPFLYVPSEAVFQENGHDWVWILDRDSRASKRKIEVANSNRGSTRVESGLEADDKVVLNPPRGLRDGEQVREASR; encoded by the coding sequence ATGGCGAGCAATCTACGTGAGGAGTTGGAGTCGCTCCGGATCGAGAGACCACGATCGGGACGCCCCACAGCCCCGCCGACGCGTTCGACGCCCTCGCCCGCTCCGGCACCGGGGACGCCCGGCACGGTCTACCGGCGGCGCAAGGGGATCGGCCTTCGCCTGCTCTCGATGCTCCTCTGGATGATCCCCCTCGGCGTGGTCGGCGGGGCGGGCGTGGTCGCCTACAACCAGTACGACCGGATGCGGTCCAAGCCCGAGGTCTCCATCGGACTGGTCCAGAAAATGACGCTGGGCGAGGCCGAGAAGCTGCTGACCTCCAAGGGCTATCTGAAGTCACGCTACCAGGCCATGATCGGCACCAAGATCGCCGGCCGCGTTGAGGAGATGCGGGTCCGCGAGCGGGTGCAGGTCAAGAAGGGAGAGGTCCTCGCGGTCATCGAGCACCACGACATGGACGCGAAGCTTGCCCAGTGCAAGGCGTCGCTCGCCCGCGCCGAGGCGGAGTTGGAGGAAGCGAAGGTGGACCTCTGGGACAAGGACCGTCAGGAGAAGCGGCTGGCCCGACTCCACGAGAAGAACATGACCCCGCCTGAAGACTACGATAAGGCCGTCGCCGCCCGCAAAGGGGCCGAAGCCCGGATCACCGCGACGGAAGCGTCGATCCAGATGATGAAGTCGAACATCGAGGAGATCGAGGCGACGATCCACCACCAGATGTACCTTTACGCCCCCTTCGACGGCACGGTCGTCGAGAAGCAGGGGGAGGTCGGCGAAATCATCAGCCCGATGGCGATGAGTTCGGCTCTGGGTCGGTCGGCCGTGGTGACGATCGCCGATCTGACGAACATGGACGTCGAGGCGGACATCCCCGAAGAGCAGATGTACCGCGTGAGGGAGGGCCAGCCGGCCGAGGTCTCGGTGACGGCCGTCCCCACGAAACGTTATCGCGGCCGGTTGCGGCAGATCACCCCGATGGGCGACCGCACCCGGGCGACGGTCAAGGTGAAAGTCGAGATCCTCGACCCCGACGACAAACTGTTCCCCGAGTTGGCGGCGACGGTCCACTTCCTCCCCGACGAGAAGTTCGCCCAGTCCGACGCCAGCCACCCTTTCCTCTACGTCCCCAGCGAGGCCGTCTTCCAGGAGAACGGCCACGACTGGGTCTGGATTCTGGACCGCGATTCGCGCGCCTCGAAGCGCAAGATCGAGGTCGCCAACTCGAACCGGGGCTCCACCCGCGTCGAATCCGGCCTGGAGGCCGACGACAAGGTCGTCCTGAATCCGCCTCGCGGACTCCGCGATGGCGAGCAGGTCCGCGAAGCCAGCCGTTGA
- a CDS encoding YfaP family protein: MSTPPQERREPISGVPIAYPPAPPRRARAAVVTAEAGLAGEPSSMGANFWTVDTLKSWGGSVGLHTAFLLVLAFWYFTPPIRRPIEFDSRLGGSPEGVIGGTTLLGGLNTPEDEPGVTEATSAPTPEPLIEMSKLDLGSVALKSRGKSSVGGGAPNDNPGAGDGTGFGLARFGDGSETIRGIQVKVGDPQFTLIWDTQADLDLHVIEPGGKEIYWEERRGDQGGELDVDNTRGFGPENIYWLVETGKDDGSQIKGDGPPGVYRWFVSYYGGFGGIPKPTQWQVRIKHAGHVAIQRGKLRSFDEKSKVFTLTVGPRAEIPKDMDDPPVLPPERP, encoded by the coding sequence ATGTCCACCCCTCCCCAAGAGCGTCGCGAACCCATCAGCGGCGTCCCGATCGCCTACCCGCCGGCCCCTCCGCGCCGAGCCAGGGCCGCCGTCGTCACGGCCGAAGCGGGGTTGGCCGGCGAACCAAGTTCGATGGGCGCGAACTTCTGGACGGTCGACACGCTCAAAAGCTGGGGAGGTTCCGTCGGCCTGCACACGGCGTTTCTGCTCGTCCTGGCGTTCTGGTACTTCACACCGCCGATTCGAAGACCGATTGAGTTCGACTCCCGGCTGGGCGGCTCGCCCGAGGGCGTCATCGGCGGGACGACCCTGCTGGGAGGACTGAACACGCCCGAGGACGAGCCGGGCGTGACCGAGGCGACCTCCGCACCGACCCCCGAGCCGCTGATTGAGATGAGCAAACTCGATCTCGGCTCCGTCGCCCTGAAGTCCCGAGGGAAATCGAGCGTCGGCGGCGGAGCCCCCAACGACAACCCAGGAGCAGGGGACGGAACCGGCTTCGGCCTGGCCCGCTTCGGCGACGGTTCGGAGACGATCCGGGGAATCCAGGTCAAGGTCGGCGACCCCCAGTTCACCTTGATCTGGGACACCCAGGCCGACCTCGACCTCCACGTCATCGAACCCGGCGGCAAGGAAATCTACTGGGAGGAGCGCAGGGGCGATCAGGGGGGCGAACTCGACGTCGACAACACACGCGGCTTCGGCCCAGAGAACATCTACTGGCTCGTCGAAACCGGCAAGGACGACGGCTCGCAGATCAAGGGCGACGGCCCGCCGGGCGTTTATCGCTGGTTCGTCTCGTATTACGGCGGCTTCGGCGGAATCCCCAAACCAACTCAATGGCAGGTCCGGATCAAGCACGCCGGCCACGTCGCCATCCAGCGCGGCAAGCTGCGGAGCTTCGACGAGAAGAGCAAGGTCTTTACGCTGACCGTCGGCCCCAGGGCCGAGATTCCAAAGGATATGGACGACCCCCCCGTCCTTCCCCCCGAACGACCCTGA